The Maniola jurtina chromosome 21, ilManJurt1.1, whole genome shotgun sequence genome contains the following window.
AAAGTGGACAGTGACTTAACCAAAGTTGCCTTCAAAAGGAGCAGCTCGGTTCCCAAAGGTGATGATCGTGTTCAGTTACCGACAAGAAGGATCAGTCTTGAACATAAGATTGATATTGGTGATGATAATGAGCCTCCGTTGATAATTGATGCTCAGTCACCGACGGGCAGTATGAATACCATAGCGGAGGTTATTCCTGTGGGGCTACAGCCTAGACTTGAATTACAGGTATGTAGATATTAAAGTAATACATTGattactattaattaattagcaAAAGGGACAACCATTTGGTCAATAAGGTTGGATTTATTGATAAGGCATAGAAATTAGCTTTTATTATTTCAGAGACATACACTTACTAACGCACACGCATATgctacctattaatggtaatgcTGATATTATGGAAGAGCGGTGTCTTCTGACACACTTCTGCGTCAGGAAATACAGAAATGTGTCAGAAGACACAGAAGTGTCTCAGAAGACACAAATATGTGCACTattaacaaaaaacaattacttTGGCTTGACAGGAAACCAGCAGAACAGATTCTCAGGATTCTTCACCAAACGATCCCCCAACAGAAATCCATGTACCCAAAGCTGAAACCAAAGAAGTTAAAGCATCGCCAAGCGAAATATCGCCCCCTCTAGCGGAACTGCAACAAGAAACAGAGTCGCAAAAACAATCCCCAGACACTCCCAAAGAGGTCAAAAAAAGTCAAAACCTATCAACAGATTTCGATTTGAGCGAACAGTTGCAGAAAATATTAGGAATTTCGTCTGAAAAGGCAAGAGTTGATAGTAATGTCGAGAAGAAAGCTGAGCCGGTTAAAGAAGTAAAGATATCAGAGGAAAATATTGCTAACAAAGTGCCTTTGGTGAAGATTGATTCGCCGGAAAGTCAAAAATCAAGGTAAGGACATGTCTAGTGTCAGTGGCGCGAGCCGCCCGCCGCCGGCTCCCGATCCCCTTCGATCTCATAAAAGAGAGagagatagaaagagaggcatttgttatattttagGCAGCAATGCTGTGCGAGCCGAATTGCACTTTATGACATTGTAATAAGGGtctcattattattattcatggcAAATAATGGAGCAGGCTATTACCGCAACTGGCGGCCCtagaagttaaataaaaatttgcaatGTAATAATATTCTAATGTGGAGAAATATTATTCAATTTGCTTAGTGTAAATatttagtacttaataaaaaaaaatgtagttactatactactactactatactatagATCAAAATATGTGGAAAGTTGTGACTTTTAGTTTTTCTTCTAGATTAGGAGCGATAGACATGACGACGCCCAAGAAAACTGTGACGAGTGTGGAGACAGTGGAGAGGCACGTAGCCTTCGGGTTCAAGGCGTCCCTCGTCAGGACTCTCGCTAACCTGTGCTGGAAGAACCAGGAGAACAAGAGACAGGTGAGGGCGCCATACACGCGCAGGTTGAAGCAGTCATTTTTATTGTCAGCAAGAACTCTCTCTACGCTAGCTATCAAAGAAATCTCGCTTTGCGACCATCTCTTGTTGGTCAAAACACTCGCGCAGTTTACGCAGGAATAAATGTATTTCTCGGCCATCTATCTGAGCGACCGGCGCGAATAATCGCCCGTTGCACTCGCTCATAGCCCAACTACAAAACTATTTAACTCCAtactcgcttctcgttgctcgctTATCGTCGTCGGTGGGACAAGCTGTTGATATTGAAACTAATTAAGATGTGTTTCATTTCAGATGCGAGAGCTGGAGGTTATCCCGGTACTGCTCGACTGTTGCAACATCGATGCGCGCAATCCTTGTATCCTTTGAATTTACTActtaatttttgaaatttggatttttataatttctaattttctctggtctgatcTAGTGatcggcttcggccgtggctagttaccaccctaccgactaAGCCGTGATGGGTGTAGAGACaaaaggggtgtgggtttaatgaaacttccaTGCCCCTTGTCATTGCATtgtcatttaccaccaggtgagattgcagtaaagagatatgaattaaaaataatagtaatattaaCCTCATaatagtggttaggacgtccgcctcctaatcgatgGTTGGGGCTTAGATTTCGGGCACGCACGTCTAacatttcggagttatgtgcgtttaagtttattttattaagtcatcaaatattacttgctttaacggtgaaaggaACACATCGCGAGGAAACGTGCATGTCTAAGAGTTATCCATAATTcacaatggtgtgtgaagtctgccaatccacacatgGCCAGCCTGGTAGATATTCTTGTACAATCCTGTTATAAAACTATTCAAAATAAAATCCAAAGAAACTTTCCTTATAGAATAACAGTAATAATGCAATGGGTAATCTTCGCTGTAAGAAATCTCTGTGAAAACTGTCCTGAAAACCAGGTACgtaggttttattttaaaatattcattgaACTAAAGTAATATACACCTATCGTATTCTTATCGCCGATTTCGGCTTCTTATTCGGGGATCTGGGGTCTTTATAATTGCCGTTATAACTAGGAACGTTGGGAGttgtgtgtgttttaagcaattacataTCACTTGCTGCTTAACCCTGTAGGAAAACAAGGGAAATCTTCAtcaagagttctccataatgttcttgaaGATGTGTGAACTCTGCAGTTGatcagcatggtggactatggcttttAACCCTTCTTGTTCTGTGAGAAGTAGTGCTCTTAAAGTAcctgtcaaaattggttcagttttataaatttacctaagtgtttttttttttgttttcaggaGGTAATCTCCAAAATGACTCTCCAAGGGCCCATAGACAATGAATTATTACAGGAAATGGGTCTCACACTAAACACGGATACACAGGGAAACTCTATCAGAGTGGTGCCTTTgccaagaaattaaaaaaaattgtagacccAGTATAGTATTAgctgtaataattaaaatgtgataTACAATTATCAGATAAGTGTCAAAATAATCTGTAAAAAATCAATTACTACAGAGAGGTAGTAACTAAATAATACTATAGTTGCAGATTTGTGACTGCAGTTATAACCTATGATACAGTTAAATCACATTATAGAGAGAGCCCGCGAAGgcccttcgttattttatataaaagctgaaagtttctctgcgtattgtctcaacgctcagtgactatgaagtttggatcatggttgACGGATTTTTAtgctgccaaagccaccatgatctaaacttcataatgaaagagtatgtaatcactatgttcataatcgctgatcgttcctccctttGTTGGAGACAATGCGCAGGACTTtcagatattataaaataacgaaggtctagccctCGCGGGCTCTTGTCCATTAGTGTAATATTCAGTCGGCGTTTATATCatgataaataattatcttGTATGATTCaggattatattataataaaggtACAATAAAAGCAATGTAAACTCgcaatgtaattttatttaatctttttgAATCTTTGGTTCTTTCaataatgatttttgaaaaaaccgCGCAGCTTCCGTTCTCTATGCCGAAGTATTCTTCTATCTATGGTCCAATCGTTATCCAACCGTTTCAATTCGGAAGTCGGTGTCGATCAAATTGGATCGTATAAAGTATTGAAAACACAGATAAATAACCTAATTACGGACTATTGATACTCTGTTACTTAAATGCATCAATGTCAAGTTGACGTTGCTCTATTGGAAAAacttgttttgattttttgatatcaATTAAATCTTCTGAATTTGGATCGAATTAGCTTTAAATTCACTCCAAAATGGTGAAAATATCACTACAAATAAGAGCTACGCTAGAATCAATAGAGAAGTTATATACAAACCATCCACATTATCAATGGTTCTTGAAACTGAAATGCAGCAGTTGTGGCGAAGTTTCTGAGAAGTTTCACGACCTCACGGAAGCTGATAAAGTACCCCAAAAGCATAACAGGTCCGAGACTAACCTACTTATCAAGTGTAAACTCTGTTCTAGGGAAAACAGCATCGATGTCGTCGAAGGGAGCAACGGTATGTTGACATAACCTAACCTTTCATCTTCGTTATACTTGGctgattgttatttttttaaagtcataaataaataaaagagtatTAGCGGCTGGCCTCAATAGTCTCACCATTTAGGGACAGTACAGACTGTCTGCAAGCCAAAGAAAAAGTTGCAGTTTGGGTGCGGTTTTAATGTAGTTGATAAAACTGCTCACAAATTCGCAGATTGCACGGTCACTTACACTACTTTGCCAGTGATGTTTCCTTAGTATTTCTAATGAAGTAGATCAGAGACTTCTCATATATTCGGTTATTCTAGGAGCATTCTCAAACAATGATGCTGGTAAATACAAGAGCATAGTGACATTTGACTGCAGAGGTGTGGAGCCTGTTGATTTTGAGCCAAAGTCAGGCTGGATAGCAGAGGCTGAGGATTATGGTAtaccaaatttatttttaaaaaatcctacaaaacttgtttttaaataaattattaacctCTGATATGACAAGAGGGATGGGCATTCAGAACATGACAAGATGGAGGGGTATTAagaatgaaattaaataaaaaaatataaaaaatagccaTACCAGAGTTTGAGATAAGAAAAAGTAGTTCATTCAAAATTATAGGAAGacacttatttatttagttatttgatttaaaaaatggtttaaataatccatccatacaaaattacaaagcaAAAGTGTGTTACCTTTCActgcccatcagtttaaccaaTATTGATGTAAGCTATACTCTAATTCTTGTTATTTGTTGATTATAGCTTGCATGTCTGAGATGggtatagactactttttatcccagaaaatctgaattcccatgggattattGTAAAATCTGAATCCATACAGACAAAGTCACAGGCTTCATTTAGTAACTTAGAAATTGTCAAAGTGGATGAAGAATAATATGctatacttttgcattttttcAGGAAAAAAGTTTGAAGACATAGATTTGTCAGAAAAGGAATGGGTGGACTACGACGAAAAGAACAAGACCTCAGTGGGAGTTTACGAACTAGAGTGGCAGTTTGTTAAAGTCAAGTAGTCTACTGTcataagtttaatttaaattaaaagctcAAGTCAACTTACttataagtttaatttaaattgaaacGGCTCATTAGCCTAGTGATAAAAATTGTACTGAATTAAAGATGGGTTGAACCTGTATTTGAATtcaacttaatttaaataagaGTGAAATATCATTATCATGTGTTTTTATTGAAGACATAGATACGAGACTAAAAATGTGAGTTTCGGTATTTTCATCCTTTCAAACCTTATAACTATTCattaataatgatttatttatttctaagtaattctaaaataaatctttggaatattttattatcaaaaataaaagtttttatatgtattatgatggctattatt
Protein-coding sequences here:
- the LOC123876100 gene encoding UPF0587 protein GA18326 — translated: MVKISLQIRATLESIEKLYTNHPHYQWFLKLKCSSCGEVSEKFHDLTEADKVPQKHNRSETNLLIKCKLCSRENSIDVVEGSNGAFSNNDAGKYKSIVTFDCRGVEPVDFEPKSGWIAEAEDYGKKFEDIDLSEKEWVDYDEKNKTSVGVYELEWQFVKVK